Within Cyprinus carpio isolate SPL01 chromosome A7, ASM1834038v1, whole genome shotgun sequence, the genomic segment CATTTAGCTCGCTTATATGTATTCTtgtatttctaatttttgttgtGAATTCATGTCTGTGTTATGGTCTGTTTGGTAAAAGGGAAGTTGCTGGAAATAATTATaatggggaaaatatttaaattagtttatttgttaaatgattcGTCTTTTTGTCATAGGTTTTGAGCTTGAGAAGGGGGCAGCGGcaacagaaacatacaaaacACTCATTAAATCTGTGTTTATTTAGCGGAATATTATGATATTAACATATGATTTTTCTATACTTGGTTGTAATGAGACAATCAATGAAGGTTGAGGATGTTCGTCATTGGGCTTAATGTATTTTTCACATTGAAAAGCAGATCAAAAACTTGTAATTCATAATAACTTATGTTTATTTACAGACAAGATGATCGTTcacattaattcattattagtTTCGTCAATGAAGTGTAATTTACAAAAGCAAGAACAAATAAATTCGTATATCATACTATTATATAATTGTGTCttgttttaaattgcatgaaACCTCAACCCTGAAATGAAGGTCCAGAGATCAGAGACGACAGTGCCTTCCCCATTTCTATTCTATCCTTTCTAGCCAAATCGTTTAACCTGTATCAACACTTATATAGACATTAATGTGCAATAAACATACATCCAAAGTCATTTTATGAGCGGGATTACGCAGTTCATTCAGTTCAACATCTTTAACATCAATGAAAACCTGGCAGCAGGTTACAACACGCGTAAGAGAAGTGTTTAATGATAAAACAGTCACATTCACTGGCAGTAGAAGGTCATGACGTTCTCCTGGTTTCCACTCGTATGAGCAGGACGGGACAGTGGATGCTGTAGCTGAGCGCGGTCCAGCCAGGACATATAGAGAGAACCTGGGACAGGTGACATCATGGAATGGATGAGAAGAactgaatcacacacacagagaagattataaaaaaacataccACCAGTCCACATTTCGCTTAAATGACTGAAATcagttataaagaaaaaatataaattgggTATCACTTAGAATACTGTTCTGTCATAATGAATAGGCCTACTCAAGAACACGGTGTAACACATATTAGCACTCTAGTAACTACTAACAGTTAGCAAGAAACCCTgattaataaaatagttaaaaatagcGTTAATCTAATATGGGTAGTTCACTATTAGTTAATAGGAATACTATTTTTCCATACCTCCCCAAGAACCACTTAGAAATACTGTCAAACAGAGTTCATAACTTAATATGAATGATGCATAATGTATAAATAGTTCTTAAGTGAAGGTCATACCCACTAGTGACTCAAGTATTACCAAATTCTTCAGAAGGAATATTattatttggatcagtattctaaaatGTAGATTCCGGTAACTCACTAGTAATGACtcaaatgttactaaaataagGAATTACTATCCAGAATCTTAAAAAACCTTAAAAGCTTATAGTGATTTCATTAATTACTAGAGATTATCGTGttattcactttagaatactgatccaaataatAGTAAATTCATTAGAAGGATGTAGTAACACTGTGAGGTCATTACTATCAAAGACCTTACATATATCTCAAAAGCTACAAGGAGTCAGTCGATATCAAGGACTTATCATGCTTTTCACTTTAGAGTACTGATCCAGATTAAGATCCAAAGTAGTAGTTCCTTCAGAAAGAGTTGGTAATAGttgagtcattactagtgggttacatatatattatgcataattcacattACTTATGAACCTAATAGTAGCTCTTAGTGGTTCTCCAGGACATACATATATAGTCGTTactgattagctaatagtgaatGACCACTTTCAACTGAGTGCTATTACTTAATACATCGCTAATCAGAATTTCTTGTTAGCTAATAGTAGTTACTAGAATGTTATGTGTACATTAGTTGTTTGttcctgtgtagttattcattGACGGCAGAACAGCATTCTAAGTGTGACCATACATTGTTTTATGTACAAATTTCCTTACAAAAACTATTCAATTTGATCTACTCTTTGAAGTTTTCTTACTTTCCCTTTTTAaaaattcactgttttttttttagtttagactGTGTCGACTGGTCATCTGGCTTTTTCTATTGATTAAAGTGTGCATATTAAGAGAGTTGCGAGGCCAAAATTAGGACAAATTGCTTGTGATGTCACTCATTTGTCATTTGCGTATTggctgaacagaaaaaaaaaaaaaacaaaaacacaattggGATGATTCAACTAGTctatagttttatttcagttttattttactgtttttgataaacTATTACAGTTTTCATAATAATTggaataagattttatttttatatgttctttttttagttttcataaaaTCTTAGTTTTTATCAttgcaagctttttttttaaatgtctttatagcATTTAAGTTTAGGTTGAAGttaattttgccattttattacTTCAACTAATCGGAAATGATGAAAGGTTGAATTTGCAATTAgttgaaataaagtttttatattatttatttcaattaagttgtgattttattatggttctagttaaaaaaataataaccctgATCTGTACTCACATTACAACCAGAGCAGAGTGAATTGAGTTCTTCTTGATGATCTCGTTTAGTCTCACTGTCctctgtacctgaaaataaaagaCTGATGATCATACTCTAgtctaatttatttgttaatttacacattatttcaaagcagcttctcaGAAACAAGCTGTTGTCAATAATGCAACAATAATGCATTATTGCTTTAACACTGAGCAGCTTTACTCATGTTCAAAATGCCACACactagcgcacacacacacctttggtTTTATGGCCTCCAGGTCTTTGTCGGACACTTTCCATGGACTCAGTCTCTTGAGCTCCTGTACGTCTCCTCCAGCCTGTTCTTCACTCAGCCTGAAGGGGGCGATGGATTCCTCGTACCGCTGCAAACTAAAGGAACAAAGACGAAGGAAATCATGTAAGTTACTGCATGTTTCTGAATgcgtgtttatgagtgtgtttctCACTTTTTAGCAAGAGGAGGTTTATCCACGTCTGTTATCACAACAATGTCCTCGATCTCCAGCCGAAAATTTATGTTAACAGCATCTTCATGCTGCAAAGACAAACCAGTTTACAGAACCAACATTTCTGCACTTCAAAACTagaaatttggtttaaaaaatgcTGAGCAACTGACTCTTTACGATCGTCCTCCATGGTTTCACGGCCACCTAAGATGAACACTCTGAGTTTGCTCTTTTTCCAACGGTTTCTTCTGGTCAACAAATACGGGACTAGAAGAGTCAGACCTGAGAGAGAACAATGGCATTTCACAGTGAGAAAACAAATATGGAAATAGCTTTCAAGGCAGCTGTGTCTCACCTCCATCATCAGAGATCCAGTAGATGTCGATGCTCTTCCTGCCCTGTTTCATCTGAAACACCGATCTGACCTGCTCATTTGATCCATCGTCAGAAACATCTGGATGGAGAGACAAAAATGGAGCTTTATATGGTCAGATCGTCACATCAAATGAAGCTTAACTGAAACTGCACAGCTTTGTTATTATAATGGGATCACTTTGATTGGCTTACTGACATCAGAACTTAAAGTGCTGATTATAATTGCATTATTTGATGTTCTATTGTTTTATGATAATTTAATGTTCTCAGTGTTTGTCAAATTACATTTatgagcacaaaaaaaataactactggATGCATGTCTCACCTGAATTCCTATCAGTCTCATCCTTTTCACATTGCGGGACTTCGTCTGCATCAAATGCTGGATTGTCAATTGCAGATGATCTGCCTTCAGACACAACAAACCCACATCGGACTTAATTTCATGACTCAAACTGCAGTCGTCATACTGTATAAAGCACACACCTGCACTGTGCAAATCACCCGTTACGTccaatccatccatcattctcaGAATCGCGATGCCGTAGCTGGAATCGAATGCGTCGCTGAACaagaaacattaaacaacatcaaaatacaaagaaaaattgCAACCGATTCACCGAAATttgtgaacaaaaacagcagctcACCTAATGGTGTTGACGTAGTCCTGTAAGCTCTCCGGTTTACATTCCTGCCAGTTTATCTTGTATCCCAAAAACAGAGTGTTGGGCTTCAGTTTACCGAGACCTGAAGCCTAGAAAAACAATTGACAAGAAGAGCAAAGACTCTGTGAGATGTATGAGATGAGAAGAAAACAGACCTAAAGCTAGCGCCAGTCGTACCTGCATGAGATGATGTGCGCCCTCTTTCAGACTGTCAGCGGTGAAGGACGTGTAGAAAGAGCGAACTTTCCTCTGATTTAGCCAGTCCACCAGCATATCAGTGCTGTGCTGCGGAAAACTGGACTTCTCATCCTCCTTAAAACAACAAGAGAGCGAGAATTGCCTTCACATCACAGGTTTCTAGAGAAATAAGTTACGTTATTTAGCAAGAAAGCATTAAGTTGCCAGTTTATTGGAATAAGATGAACGTCGCGTACCATGATAATGTTCCCACAGATCATCAGGCTGATGTTCTTGGTGAAAGTTCCCACAAAGTCCACCAGAGCGGGACGAATGTTCGGAGGGCCGGTCAGAACGAGACACTGAGGCCTGAGAGAGAGTACATGAGCAGCTGGTGTATCGTGAGCTCAAGCGGTCATTCAGTTTGGTGAAAAGTCTTACCTGAAGTTTTTGACGTGGTCTTCAACACTAGTCAGAGACATTGAGAAGGACAAAGCCATGTTGTAGAAACCCGCCTGATAAGATGTGCCCCAGTTCACATCTGGACACACAATCAGATATGACAACAGTCagaaaattcaattttaaatttggttataatctgcatcatttactcactgggTTTTTTATAGGTGACGTAGCCTAAGAGACAGAGAACGATAGCAAAAGTGACAAGAGCGGCCCACCACGTGAACAAAAACATGAGGACAAAAGACAAGAATGCAGCAAACAGAGACGTCCATGGATTGAAGTAACGATACTGTGGCCGCCAACCTGTGAGAGACGATAAACAGGATTATTAGACACCAATGATGGACTGAGTTACAGAATGATAACCAGGTTCTCACCAGGTGATTTGGTGACCGATGCGTGGAAGCAGCTGAAGTTAATGAGTCCGTAAGAGCAGAGGAAGAAGTTGGAGATCAGAGGAGCGATTGTGTTCAGGTCACCTGAAAAAATCATCATGACACCAAATGTTGAAGCGTTCGCAGATAGAAACTGTGCTGAAGGAGATTCAGGACTTACCAATGAGGATAAAAGCCAAAGCGATGATGAACATGAGCATGTAGCCTCGCAGAGGCTCGTTGTTTTTCCCGTAGCCTTTCCCAAAGAAGCCGATGTAGGGGTATATGTTATCCTTACACAAACActgtgacaaaaacacacaaaacattagtCAAATGTATGTTGAATAAATAACCTTACCCTCAGAACAGCCACACAATTTACCTGGAAAATTTTAGGAGCAGAAACCAAGAAACCCAGCGCTGATGACAAGGTGGCAGCAAAGATCCCGATGGTGATCAAATGGCCAGATCCTGAAACTGTGGCAAGAATCTGGAGAAAAATAGTATCCAAAAGCTAAAATATACTATTTTGAGCCACATTTCTGTAGCTTTATTGGGTTAGAAAGGCACAtcgctagcaatgccaaggtcatgggttcagtgGGTCTTATGGAATGTAGTCATCATGCCAAATACAGTGATATGAATGTAAAATCTACTACACTTTCCAGCAGTCAGAATTCACAAAATGTGAAAACTGTGTTTTAGATAACATTGCCGATGTGCTCACCTGGAAATGGTTTGCCAGTCCAAAGCTACATGTGCGATTCTGCTCACACTGGTCAAAATTCCAGCCAAATTTACAGCCCAAACCGCTGCAGGAGATTGAAGAATTGAGCGCTAAACTATCATTCAAACTGCCAGAAGCGTCTCTTACAACACTTGCAGCTGAGGGAGAAGAGAGGGGAGTGCCTTAGTGTGTGGTTTATTAATAAGACGCACATTTCATTTAATCAGAGTTTAAGATACGAAAGGTTGTGACAGAAATATGTCTAATAGGAGTAGCTGTTTTGTATATTTGAATTGTCGGCATTGGCCTGTACATTACTCTGTTTGGCTGATGGTGTCGGAAAAGTGGCCAATAATCGGAAGCTAACATTCCCATATAACATTCCAATATGGTAATTTTTTGCAGAAACattctgtctttaaaaaaaaataaaaataaaaaataaaaatattaataataaaatgaacaatcCCAAAATATTCTGGGAGCcaacatttataaatcatttttcttAACTCATAAAGTTCCAATTACgtttttcacgttttttttttttttttatagtgtgatATCATATCAGTCACACTCTAAGATATCAGCATtggtcataaaaataataataataataaaaataaaaaaatagataataaatcaataaacctcTAATGTCTAATCTCACCAACTGTGACTGAGATCAATAAATAGCTCAGTGTGGTCCAGAATATGGCCTGCAGCGTCCCTTTAGGAATCCCACCCGATGGATCCTGGAataacacaaacatgcacatcATTTCTGTATCATTTGAAAGGCACATCAACTTAAGAACAAAACAGCAAGATTACCTTGAGATCTCCACAGATGTTGACTCCAGACAGAATTCCTGTGGCAGAAGGGAAGAAGATGGAAAACATCCTGAAGAAAGATCCATCTTTGCCTCGGAAGGAAGGCAGCAGATTCTCCACGAAAATCTCAGCTTTGGGGAAAAACAGCAGGTTAGGTTTGGCTGTTGCTTCTCCAAATGCTCTGGCTGGTGGACCACCATCACTTGATAATGTAAGTCATTATTATTGGGGGGGGGTCCCAATAATGAGATAAAAAGAAATTACGAAATACTAAGTCAAAATTGAGGTAAAGATACATTACGAGATAAAAAAGTCATGATTATGAGAAGtcaaattatgacattttatctggataaaattcaaaattatgaaTACTAAgataaaaattatgagataaagtagaacttatgacatactaagtcataattgaGATTTAAAAAGTCAACCTTAGTCAAAATTGTCGCAAAatgataattatgagataaaaagtttataGAAAGTTGTAATTGTGTACAAGTTAATTatgagatttacatttacatgtaatcatttagcagacgcttttatccaaagcgacttacaaatgagaacaatagaagcaatcagaccagcaagagaacaacaacagtatacaagtgccatgacaagtcttagttagtctagcacagaacattttttttttcaagaatagaatagaaaagaaaacaaaaggtaagtgctagtattagctggtcaagtgctggtgaaaaagatgtgGCTTTAGAGGTTTTTTGAAgttgagtaaagactcagctgttcgaattgagattgggaggtcattccaccagctgggcacagtccaggaaaaggtccgtgagagtgattttgaacctctttgggatggcgccacaaggcgccgttcacttgcagaatgcaagcttctggagggcacataagtttgtactagtgagtttaggtatatcggtgccatgccagtggtcgtcttgtaggcactcatcagtaccttgaatttgatgcaacCTGATGAGtataacctgatgaggagaggagtaacgtgagcttttttggGTCGCTGAAgacaactctcgctgctgcattctggatcagttgcagaggcttgatacaacatgcaggaaggcccgccaagagagcattacaatagtccagtctggagagaacaagagcttggacaagaagttgtgtggcttgctcggataggaagggtctgatcttcctaatgttgtataaggcaaatctgcagaaccggttcattgt encodes:
- the LOC109069475 gene encoding LOW QUALITY PROTEIN: solute carrier family 12 member 3-like (The sequence of the model RefSeq protein was modified relative to this genomic sequence to represent the inferred CDS: deleted 2 bases in 1 codon), which translates into the protein MARYIARIRKSIPGDSNIPSQGVTVDMGEFDYGKEKEKAKMSFYNPMDPVPKYEFYAKDTWSGRIKSTRPSLDVLRKPPDPDDLPPPPEDDGQPKVKLVRFGWVLGVMIRCMLNIWGVIMYLRLPWITSQAGIILTCVIIFMSVTITTITATSVSAISTNGKVYSGGTYFMISRSLGPELGAPIGLLFAFANALACSLNTVGFAETVRDVLKDNGAQMVDDVNDVRIIGTITVVLLLCITFGGMAWEAKAQILFFIALLLSLVNYFVGTVIPPSIEKQAVGFFGYRAEIFVENLLPSFRGKDGSFFRMFSIFFPSATGILSGVNICGDLKDPSGGIPKGTLQAIFWTTLSYLLISVTVAASVVRDASGSLNDSLALNSSISCSGLGCKFGWNFDQCEQNRTCSFGLANHFQILATVSGSGHLITIGIFAATLSSALGFLVSAPKIFQCLCKDNIYPYIGFFGKGYGKNNEPLRGYMLMFIIALAFILIGDLNTIAPLISNFFLCSYGLINFSCFHASVTKSPGWRPQYRYFNPWTSLFAAFLSFVLMFLFTWWAALVTFAIVLCLLGYVTYKKPNVNWGTSYQAGFYNMALSFSMSLTSVEDHVKNFRPQCLVLTGPPNIRPALVDFVGTFTKNISLMICGNIIMEDEKSSFPQHSTDMLVDWLNQRKVRSFYTSFTADSLKEGAHHLMQASGLGKLKPNTLFLGYKINWQECKPESLQDYVNTISDAFDSSYGIAILRMMDGLDVTGDLHSAGRSSAIDNPAFDADEVPQCEKDETDRNSDVSDDGSNEQVRSVFQMKQGRKSIDIYWISDDGGLTLLVPYLLTRRNRWKKSKLRVFILGGRETMEDDRKDMKMLLTNFRLEIEDIVVITDVDKPPLAKNLQRYEESIAPFRLSEEQAGGDVQELKRLSPWKVSDKDLEAIKPKVQRTVRLNEIIKKNSIHSALVVISSHPFHDVTCPRFSLYVLAGPRSATASTVPSCSYEWKPGERHDLLLPVNWHRYEESIAPFRRVKNSGEMYRSSRD